One genomic region from Reichenbachiella ulvae encodes:
- a CDS encoding AsmA family protein: MKKLLIILGSIIGLIFLVLIATPIVFKDDIKKAVDQAIAENINAQVYYDEGGFSLSLLKSFPNFSLSVDDFGIVGNAPFDQDTLVHVGSFGFEIDLMSVINGEQIKINSILLDQPSITVLVLPDGTANYDIVPSSEDTAVVEESGEAASFNIAIKQWEIKNAEIVYIDQSSNMSAILLGLNHSGTGDFTEHVFDLGTQTSIESITFGMDGVDYLSNKTFNADIILNMDLPHSKYTFKENKLSLNDFGFGFDGYVAMPGEDIDMDLNFEGKDISIKSILSLIPGVYQEYLNGVETSGSISFEGSAKGAYNENRLPDVMAKLNVDQGRIKYAEYPIPIEALTIRTDLNVPGENMDDMVFNMPTFSMLLDGEKVGANLTFSNLQNYTWDFGMHGKLDLEKLLKVVPVEGMDLKGLIAADLSTSGNMKLVDEERYDEIPAEGSLAITGFEMVSEDLPQGFGIQQSKMTFSPKVINLQQFDATLGQSDMHLDGSVSNFIGYALNEEEVLKGSLNFRSNTFNLDEWMTEEDTTVVEEDTSAMEIIRVPTNLDLRLQSKIGKIVYDGMDISDLDGLITVKDGIAKLENIDFNLLDGEFVMNGTYNSVPEKPAFDFGFNIKDLSIPKSYETFNTVQQLAPVAKNVAGDFSAALGFNGVMGPDMMPDYEHLTGHGLVEIAEAALKGDNLMKAMSAASKFSGDQINMDNVKLNIEIREGRLYVEPFDVKMSGQKATVYGSNGIDGSLDYYISTMVKTGAAGSAVNQALASYTGGKEVIGEEMLVKLKIGGTYEKPKVGIASTESANGQGGSIKAAAQAEIDKQIKEAEAKAKAELEKQKKEAEAKAKEELAKQQAELEKKAEEEAKKAAEDAKKKAKKALKDMF; encoded by the coding sequence ATGAAAAAGCTTCTCATCATTCTCGGGTCGATCATCGGCCTCATATTTTTGGTTTTAATCGCCACGCCCATCGTCTTCAAAGACGACATCAAAAAAGCGGTAGACCAGGCCATTGCCGAAAACATCAACGCACAGGTCTATTATGATGAAGGAGGGTTCTCTCTTTCATTGCTCAAGAGCTTTCCTAACTTCAGCCTGTCGGTAGATGATTTTGGAATCGTGGGCAATGCTCCTTTCGATCAGGACACTTTGGTGCATGTGGGATCGTTTGGGTTCGAAATCGACCTGATGTCAGTGATCAATGGAGAACAAATCAAAATAAACTCTATCCTTTTGGATCAACCCTCGATCACTGTACTGGTGCTTCCTGATGGCACAGCCAACTACGACATAGTACCTAGCAGCGAGGATACAGCAGTAGTCGAAGAAAGTGGAGAAGCCGCTTCTTTTAACATTGCGATCAAGCAATGGGAAATCAAAAACGCTGAAATCGTCTACATCGACCAGTCTTCGAATATGTCGGCCATCCTGTTGGGTTTGAACCACAGTGGAACCGGCGACTTCACCGAACATGTATTTGACCTGGGCACTCAGACCAGCATAGAGTCCATCACCTTCGGAATGGATGGTGTGGACTACCTCAGCAACAAGACTTTCAATGCGGACATAATCCTGAATATGGATTTGCCTCACTCGAAATATACTTTCAAAGAAAATAAGCTCTCACTCAATGATTTCGGATTTGGTTTTGACGGATATGTAGCCATGCCGGGAGAGGACATAGACATGGATTTGAACTTTGAGGGCAAAGACATTTCCATCAAAAGCATTCTTTCGTTGATCCCTGGCGTATATCAGGAATACCTAAATGGAGTAGAAACCAGCGGTAGCATTTCATTCGAAGGAAGCGCCAAAGGAGCCTACAACGAAAACCGCCTCCCTGATGTGATGGCCAAACTAAACGTAGACCAGGGTCGCATCAAATATGCCGAATACCCTATTCCGATAGAAGCCTTGACCATCCGCACGGATCTAAATGTACCCGGCGAAAACATGGATGATATGGTCTTTAACATGCCCACTTTCTCTATGCTATTAGATGGAGAGAAAGTAGGAGCCAATTTGACCTTTAGCAACCTTCAGAACTACACCTGGGATTTTGGGATGCACGGAAAACTGGACCTGGAAAAACTGCTGAAAGTAGTGCCTGTCGAAGGCATGGATCTGAAAGGACTGATCGCAGCTGACCTGAGCACCTCCGGCAACATGAAGCTGGTAGATGAAGAGCGCTATGACGAAATACCTGCAGAGGGTAGTTTGGCAATCACTGGATTCGAGATGGTGAGCGAAGACCTGCCACAGGGCTTTGGCATCCAGCAATCCAAAATGACCTTTAGCCCTAAGGTGATCAACTTGCAGCAATTCGATGCGACACTCGGACAAAGCGACATGCATCTGGATGGCAGTGTCTCTAACTTCATCGGATATGCGCTAAACGAAGAAGAAGTATTAAAAGGATCGTTGAACTTTCGTTCAAACACTTTCAATCTGGACGAGTGGATGACCGAAGAAGACACCACCGTAGTAGAAGAAGACACGAGTGCCATGGAGATCATCAGGGTGCCTACCAATCTGGACCTGAGGTTGCAATCCAAAATCGGGAAGATCGTCTATGATGGCATGGACATCTCTGATCTGGATGGCCTGATCACAGTAAAAGACGGAATTGCGAAACTGGAAAACATTGACTTCAACCTACTGGACGGAGAGTTCGTCATGAACGGAACCTACAACTCAGTACCTGAAAAGCCTGCCTTTGATTTTGGCTTCAACATCAAAGACCTTTCGATCCCAAAATCCTACGAGACTTTCAATACGGTGCAGCAGTTAGCGCCAGTGGCCAAGAACGTAGCAGGAGACTTTTCTGCGGCACTCGGATTCAATGGCGTGATGGGACCTGACATGATGCCAGACTATGAGCACCTGACAGGCCATGGTTTGGTGGAGATCGCAGAGGCTGCCCTCAAAGGCGACAACCTGATGAAGGCCATGTCTGCAGCTTCTAAATTCAGCGGAGATCAGATCAACATGGACAATGTGAAGCTGAATATTGAAATCCGCGAAGGCCGTCTCTATGTAGAACCCTTCGATGTGAAGATGTCCGGCCAAAAGGCCACAGTCTATGGCTCTAATGGTATCGACGGCTCACTGGACTACTACATCAGCACGATGGTGAAAACTGGAGCTGCAGGATCGGCAGTCAACCAGGCACTGGCCAGCTACACCGGCGGCAAAGAAGTGATCGGAGAAGAAATGCTGGTCAAGCTGAAAATCGGAGGCACCTACGAAAAGCCAAAAGTCGGAATCGCCAGCACCGAATCAGCTAATGGACAGGGCGGTTCGATCAAAGCAGCTGCACAGGCAGAAATCGACAAACAAATCAAAGAAGCAGAGGCAAAGGCCAAAGCAGAACTAGAAAAACAAAAGAAAGAAGCGGAAGCGAAAGCCAAAGAAGAGCTGGCCAAGCAGCAAGCGGAACTAGAAAAGAAGGCAGAGGAAGAAGCGAAGAAGGCAGCAGAAGATGCTAAAAAGAAAGCCAAAAAAGCACTCAAAGATATGTTCTGA
- a CDS encoding tellurite resistance TerB family protein — protein MTESMIKKQITALVNMAKSDDNMDDRELALIYRIGDAHKISRDEIQEIIAHPGKIGSVDELDPDEKFEFLYSIIQLMKIDDEIFNEEVEYCNMIADKLGYSYGAVMEMYPQVHKNLVIKSEKKALKKKLTSFLKDS, from the coding sequence ATGACAGAGTCGATGATCAAAAAACAAATCACTGCCCTGGTAAACATGGCCAAGAGTGATGACAACATGGATGATCGTGAGCTAGCGCTGATTTATAGAATCGGCGATGCTCACAAGATCAGCCGTGATGAAATCCAGGAAATCATAGCCCATCCGGGCAAAATCGGAAGTGTAGACGAGCTGGACCCAGACGAAAAATTCGAATTTCTCTACAGCATCATCCAACTGATGAAAATAGACGATGAGATCTTCAACGAAGAAGTGGAGTACTGCAACATGATCGCTGACAAGCTGGGCTACAGCTATGGGGCCGTGATGGAAATGTACCCGCAGGTGCACAAAAACCTGGTCATAAAAAGTGAGAAAAAAGCACTCAAGAAAAAACTAACTTCCTTCCTCAAAGATTCCTAA
- a CDS encoding carboxypeptidase-like regulatory domain-containing protein has translation MKFFSLFALLLVFQLATRAQTITIKGNVIDGQSIESLRDVNIFTQNGKGTYTDIDGNFSLKVFSGDTLHFKLLGYKEVIQTVSDSTAIEKMLISLTKATIVLENVQIRDDFQANTIIRNPNRPTYHVPGVYSKPKTEADDYHLGVMGSIVSPATAIYRATSDTYKQEKRLYEENLDRRQEDKTFEIAKVKMEELLDILDQRLDEYYYLDFIHYIGLDLHSFARRDVYELVQLMPDSLDGYFDQLDKKIRLLEQEQKKP, from the coding sequence ATGAAGTTTTTCTCCCTTTTTGCCTTATTGCTTGTCTTCCAACTAGCCACTCGGGCGCAGACGATCACCATCAAGGGAAATGTCATCGATGGTCAGAGCATAGAATCACTCAGAGACGTCAATATCTTCACCCAAAATGGTAAAGGCACCTATACAGACATCGATGGCAATTTTTCGCTCAAGGTCTTTTCGGGAGACACCCTGCACTTCAAACTACTCGGCTATAAAGAAGTGATACAAACCGTATCGGACAGCACGGCAATAGAAAAAATGCTGATCAGCCTGACCAAAGCCACCATCGTACTAGAAAACGTACAGATTCGAGACGACTTTCAGGCCAACACGATCATTCGCAACCCCAACCGACCCACCTACCATGTGCCAGGCGTGTATTCTAAGCCCAAGACCGAAGCGGATGACTATCACCTGGGTGTGATGGGCTCGATCGTGAGTCCTGCTACTGCCATCTATCGCGCGACCAGTGATACCTACAAGCAAGAGAAGCGCCTCTACGAAGAAAACCTGGATAGAAGACAGGAGGACAAAACCTTCGAAATAGCTAAAGTGAAAATGGAAGAGCTGCTGGACATCCTCGATCAAAGGCTAGACGAATACTACTATCTGGATTTCATCCACTACATCGGGCTGGATCTGCATTCTTTCGCCCGTCGGGATGTTTACGAGCTGGTACAGCTGATGCCCGATAGCCTGGATGGCTACTTCGACCAACTCGACAAAAAAATTCGCCTGCTAGAGCAGGAACAAAAAAAACCCTGA
- a CDS encoding glutamate synthase subunit beta yields the protein MGQVDGFLTYDRHSLPYEEVDERTKHYKEFVKPISEEETNQQAARCMDCGIPFCHSGCPLGNKIPDFNDAVYRKEFKEAWEILKSTNNFPEFTGRICPAPCEGSCVLGINKDPVSIEHIEKTIAEEAFKQGWEVPHDIMVKSGKSVAVIGSGPAGLAAADQLNKQGHDVTVFERDTQPGGLLRFGIPDFKLEKSVVERRVNLMKAAGVKFECGVEIGKDIDAKEIEEKFDAIAITTGSTVARDLPIPGRDLKGIHLAMKFLKNSNKVVSGEDAQIDPAMLAKDKHVIVIGGGDTGSDCVGTSIRQGAASVTQIELLDKPSESREATNPWPEWPLVLRTSTSQKEGAERQWSILTKEFVGNEAGEVTGLKVVDVEWTDKSKFQFNEIEGSERTLPCERAYLAIGFMHPQKEGLLEQLGIETNERGNIKDDMYRTNKEHIFAAGDCRRGQSLVVWAISEGRKAAYSVNKYLTA from the coding sequence ATGGGACAAGTAGATGGATTTTTGACATATGATCGACACTCTTTGCCATACGAAGAGGTCGATGAGAGGACAAAGCACTACAAGGAATTTGTAAAGCCTATCTCTGAAGAGGAAACCAATCAGCAGGCAGCTCGCTGCATGGACTGTGGCATTCCTTTTTGTCACAGTGGATGTCCTTTAGGAAATAAAATTCCTGATTTTAACGACGCGGTTTATCGCAAGGAATTCAAAGAAGCTTGGGAAATTCTAAAGAGTACCAACAACTTCCCAGAATTCACAGGACGTATCTGTCCTGCTCCTTGCGAGGGCTCATGTGTATTGGGTATCAACAAGGATCCCGTGAGCATCGAGCACATCGAGAAGACCATTGCTGAAGAAGCCTTCAAGCAAGGATGGGAAGTGCCGCACGACATCATGGTGAAGTCGGGTAAGTCTGTAGCCGTGATTGGTTCTGGACCTGCGGGATTGGCAGCTGCCGATCAGTTAAACAAGCAGGGTCACGATGTGACGGTATTCGAAAGAGACACGCAGCCTGGTGGATTGTTGAGATTTGGTATTCCTGATTTCAAACTGGAGAAGAGTGTAGTAGAGAGACGCGTGAACTTGATGAAAGCCGCTGGCGTGAAATTCGAATGTGGTGTGGAGATCGGCAAGGACATCGATGCAAAAGAGATCGAAGAAAAGTTTGATGCCATCGCGATCACTACGGGTAGTACGGTAGCGAGAGATCTTCCGATCCCAGGTCGTGATTTGAAAGGCATTCACCTGGCGATGAAGTTCTTGAAGAACTCTAACAAGGTCGTGTCTGGCGAAGATGCTCAAATCGACCCAGCCATGTTGGCCAAAGACAAGCACGTCATCGTGATTGGTGGAGGTGATACTGGATCTGACTGTGTGGGTACTTCGATTCGTCAGGGTGCTGCTTCAGTGACTCAGATCGAGTTGTTGGACAAGCCGTCCGAAAGCAGAGAAGCGACCAACCCATGGCCAGAATGGCCTTTGGTTTTGAGAACTTCTACTTCTCAAAAAGAAGGAGCTGAAAGACAGTGGTCGATCCTAACCAAAGAATTCGTCGGTAACGAAGCAGGGGAAGTAACAGGACTGAAAGTAGTAGATGTGGAATGGACCGACAAGTCTAAGTTCCAATTCAACGAAATCGAAGGTTCTGAAAGAACACTTCCTTGCGAAAGAGCTTACCTGGCGATCGGTTTCATGCACCCACAAAAAGAAGGTTTGTTGGAGCAGTTGGGAATCGAGACCAACGAAAGAGGAAATATCAAAGATGATATGTATAGAACGAATAAGGAGCATATATTTGCAGCTGGCGACTGCCGCAGAGGTCAATCTCTCGTGGTATGGGCCATCAGTGAAGGTAGAAAAGCCGCTTATTCGGTCAATAAATATTTAACCGCCTAG
- the gltB gene encoding glutamate synthase large subunit: MKQNIKNTGLYSPEFERDSCGIGFIAHIKNKPSHQIVSDGLIMLEKMEHRGGVAADGETGDGAGIMTQVPYDYFAAIAKEEGIELPKKEHYGVGVLFVPKNLEEEQGHLDLVSQAISELGFENLWLRKVPVNDKKLGKIAKQSEPTIYHVFVKKDKLKGLDLNRSLYVLRKSIEHKVRGTYPVSDFYMPSFSSTTIIFKGELRTWQIPEFYEDLRDERYASAIALVHSRFSTNTFPEWRLAQPFRFLAHNGEINTIKGNINKMVAREALLHSTNFTDEELAVLSPICNSRFSDSANLDAILELMVMGGTNIQHAMAMLVPEAWQEETVISPEKRAFFEFHSTIFEPWDGPASLVYTDGYTIGASLDRNGLRPSRIVFTKDDRLVLSSEVGVVDIAPENVAKNERLGPGQMVMVDLQSGKISFDKEIKEFLAKAQPYQEWVDKNLVRLNEQVKSQEFNRSIKEDELTQKQIAYGFTVEDLKFILEPMLKGGTEPLGSMGNDTALAVFREGSTHISQYIKQLFAQVSNPAIDPIREKAVMSLVNYLGTSYNPLNHIPDHAHKLRIESPMLSTAEFEYIKNINIDGFKSVVVDSTYNPSEKNLKQALLDLSAEVEAQVNDGATIVIVSNRAVNAEKSRIPSLLATGAIHNHLLNTQLRAKASLVIEGGDVIETHHFATLVGFGATAVYPFMAIETMLAEGEKLGETDGEKLFEKYRKAVGYGLRKILSKMGISTIQSYESAQIFEILGLDLEVSDMCFKGTPSRISGKGFDQLEESILQDHSTAYKTVNESAKLPTGGLYQWKRDGVRHLFSPEVIHALQKSTRLGDYELFKTYQKHIDDQAKKNITLRSMFSFNKNNSISIDEVEPVEAILPRFATGAMSFGSISEEAHTTIAKAMNKIGAKSNSGEGGEDAVRYEPNPDGTLSRSAIKQVASGRFGVTAHYLVNADEIQIKVAQGAKPGEGGQLPGKKVDETIGRIRHSTPGVSLISPPPHHDIYSIEDLAQLIYDLKNTNQQADINVKLVSESGVGTIAAGVAKAKADNILIAGHDGGTGASPISSVHHAGIPWEIGLAETHQTLEKNGLRKKVKLQTDGQLRTARDLAIAAILGAEEWGISTAVLVVEGCIMMRKCHLNTCPVGVATQNPELRKLFSGEVDHIVNFFHFLAQGLREVMAELGVKTVNELIGRTDLLTFDRELAAEHAGNIDLEALLLNPFHSAEDGLSCKTEDQDHELDIVIDNQLIKDAAPALEEKKKVKLDYPINNQNRTTGAMLSGQLARLHGPNGLKEDTIKVKFTGSAGQSFGAFLAKGITFNLEGEANDYVGKGLSGGRIIVHPNKKSDLVPEDNIIVGNVNLYGATSGELYANGKAGERFAVRNSGAIAITEGLGDHGCEYMTGGRVIVLGETGKNFAAGMSGGIAYIYVDGFDFESRCNKEMVELETPGAEDFEFIFEMLNKHNRFTGSKVAYRMLDNWETAKAKFVKVIPTEYKAVLEKQKLAKKEIA, translated from the coding sequence GCCAAGCAGTCTGAACCGACAATCTATCATGTATTCGTGAAGAAGGACAAGCTGAAAGGTTTGGACCTGAATCGCTCGTTGTACGTGCTTAGAAAATCGATCGAGCACAAGGTAAGAGGAACTTACCCTGTATCTGATTTTTACATGCCTTCATTCTCTTCTACCACCATTATTTTCAAGGGGGAGTTGAGAACCTGGCAGATTCCAGAATTTTACGAAGATTTAAGAGACGAAAGATATGCTTCTGCTATCGCATTGGTACACTCTCGTTTCTCTACCAATACATTCCCAGAGTGGAGATTGGCTCAGCCTTTTAGATTCCTGGCTCACAATGGTGAGATCAACACGATCAAAGGTAACATCAACAAGATGGTGGCTAGAGAGGCATTGTTGCACTCTACCAATTTTACTGACGAAGAATTAGCGGTGCTTTCTCCTATCTGTAATTCACGTTTCTCAGATTCGGCTAACCTGGATGCTATTCTGGAGCTGATGGTGATGGGTGGTACTAACATCCAGCACGCCATGGCGATGCTAGTGCCTGAGGCATGGCAGGAAGAGACTGTAATCAGTCCAGAAAAGAGAGCCTTCTTCGAATTCCACTCTACAATCTTCGAACCATGGGATGGTCCGGCTTCATTGGTATACACCGATGGATATACGATCGGAGCTTCTTTGGATAGAAATGGTTTGAGACCTTCACGTATCGTGTTTACTAAGGACGATCGTTTGGTATTGAGCTCTGAAGTAGGGGTAGTGGATATCGCACCTGAGAATGTAGCCAAAAACGAAAGATTAGGACCAGGCCAAATGGTGATGGTGGATCTTCAGTCTGGCAAAATCTCCTTCGACAAAGAAATCAAAGAATTCCTGGCTAAGGCTCAGCCTTATCAGGAGTGGGTAGATAAAAACCTCGTTCGTCTCAACGAGCAGGTGAAATCACAAGAGTTCAACAGATCGATCAAAGAAGATGAGTTGACTCAAAAGCAAATCGCTTACGGATTTACAGTAGAGGATTTAAAGTTCATTCTGGAGCCGATGCTCAAAGGAGGAACAGAGCCTCTAGGATCTATGGGTAACGATACGGCATTGGCAGTATTTAGAGAGGGCAGCACGCACATTTCTCAATACATCAAGCAGCTGTTTGCTCAGGTATCTAACCCGGCGATCGACCCGATCAGAGAAAAGGCAGTGATGTCTTTGGTGAATTACCTGGGTACTTCTTACAACCCACTGAATCACATTCCTGATCACGCGCACAAATTGAGAATCGAAAGCCCTATGCTTTCAACTGCGGAATTTGAGTATATCAAGAACATCAATATCGATGGGTTCAAATCTGTAGTAGTAGATTCGACTTACAATCCTTCAGAAAAGAATTTGAAGCAAGCACTTCTTGATCTTTCTGCTGAGGTAGAGGCTCAAGTAAACGACGGTGCTACGATTGTCATCGTATCCAACAGAGCGGTAAACGCTGAGAAATCAAGAATTCCTTCTCTATTGGCTACAGGTGCAATACACAATCATCTGTTGAATACCCAATTGAGAGCCAAGGCAAGTCTGGTGATCGAAGGTGGAGATGTGATCGAAACACACCACTTCGCTACATTGGTAGGATTCGGTGCTACGGCTGTTTATCCTTTCATGGCCATCGAAACGATGCTGGCAGAAGGAGAAAAGCTAGGCGAAACAGACGGTGAAAAATTATTTGAGAAATACAGAAAGGCAGTAGGATACGGATTGAGAAAGATTCTTTCTAAAATGGGTATCTCTACGATCCAGTCTTACGAGTCGGCTCAGATTTTCGAAATCCTCGGTTTGGATCTTGAAGTATCTGATATGTGCTTCAAAGGCACGCCTTCGAGAATCTCAGGTAAGGGATTTGATCAGCTAGAAGAGTCGATCCTACAAGATCACTCAACGGCATACAAGACTGTAAACGAATCAGCTAAGTTGCCAACAGGCGGATTGTACCAGTGGAAAAGAGACGGTGTTCGTCACCTGTTCTCTCCTGAGGTAATTCACGCGCTGCAAAAGTCTACAAGACTGGGTGATTACGAGCTGTTCAAAACGTATCAAAAGCATATCGATGATCAGGCTAAGAAGAACATTACTCTTCGAAGCATGTTCAGTTTCAATAAAAACAACTCGATCAGCATCGATGAGGTAGAGCCAGTGGAAGCGATTCTTCCAAGATTCGCCACAGGTGCTATGTCATTCGGTTCGATCTCTGAGGAGGCACATACGACCATCGCTAAGGCGATGAATAAGATCGGTGCTAAGTCTAATAGTGGCGAGGGTGGTGAAGATGCCGTTCGATACGAGCCAAACCCAGACGGTACGCTGTCTAGATCTGCGATCAAGCAGGTGGCTTCTGGACGTTTTGGTGTTACCGCTCACTATTTGGTCAACGCAGACGAAATTCAGATTAAAGTAGCTCAGGGTGCTAAGCCAGGAGAAGGTGGACAGCTGCCAGGTAAGAAAGTGGATGAGACCATCGGTCGTATCAGACACAGTACACCGGGTGTATCCTTGATTTCTCCTCCTCCTCACCACGATATCTATTCGATTGAGGATTTGGCTCAGCTGATCTATGACCTGAAAAACACCAACCAACAAGCAGACATCAACGTGAAGTTGGTATCTGAGTCAGGCGTAGGTACGATTGCTGCTGGTGTGGCTAAAGCTAAGGCAGACAACATCCTGATCGCTGGTCACGATGGAGGTACAGGAGCTTCTCCTATATCATCTGTTCACCATGCGGGTATTCCCTGGGAGATTGGTTTGGCAGAGACGCACCAGACTCTGGAGAAAAACGGATTGAGAAAGAAAGTAAAACTGCAGACAGATGGTCAGTTGAGAACCGCCAGAGATTTGGCGATCGCAGCGATCCTGGGAGCAGAAGAGTGGGGTATTTCTACAGCGGTATTGGTCGTAGAAGGCTGTATCATGATGAGAAAATGCCACTTGAATACATGTCCAGTAGGGGTAGCGACTCAGAACCCTGAGTTGAGAAAACTATTCTCAGGCGAAGTAGATCACATTGTGAATTTCTTCCACTTCCTAGCTCAGGGATTGAGAGAAGTAATGGCTGAACTGGGCGTAAAGACAGTAAATGAATTGATAGGTCGTACCGATCTATTGACTTTCGATAGAGAATTGGCAGCAGAGCATGCAGGTAACATCGACCTGGAGGCTTTACTTCTGAATCCTTTCCACTCTGCAGAAGACGGATTGTCTTGTAAGACAGAGGATCAGGATCACGAATTGGATATAGTGATCGACAATCAATTGATCAAAGATGCTGCTCCAGCTCTAGAAGAGAAGAAAAAAGTAAAACTTGACTACCCAATCAACAACCAGAACAGAACGACAGGTGCGATGCTTTCTGGTCAGTTGGCAAGACTACATGGACCTAACGGCCTGAAAGAAGACACCATCAAGGTGAAATTCACAGGGTCTGCTGGACAGAGTTTTGGGGCCTTCCTGGCGAAAGGTATCACTTTCAATCTCGAAGGAGAAGCCAATGACTATGTAGGTAAAGGCTTGTCAGGTGGACGTATCATCGTTCATCCAAACAAAAAATCGGATTTGGTTCCTGAAGACAACATCATTGTGGGTAATGTGAACCTTTACGGTGCGACTTCTGGTGAGTTGTACGCCAACGGTAAAGCAGGTGAGCGATTCGCAGTTAGAAACTCAGGCGCCATCGCGATTACCGAAGGATTGGGAGATCACGGCTGTGAGTACATGACTGGGGGTCGTGTAATCGTACTGGGCGAAACAGGTAAAAACTTCGCTGCAGGTATGAGTGGAGGTATCGCTTACATCTACGTGGATGGTTTTGATTTCGAATCAAGATGCAACAAAGAGATGGTAGAGCTGGAAACTCCAGGTGCTGAGGATTTCGAATTCATCTTCGAGATGCTGAACAAGCACAACAGATTCACTGGTAGTAAAGTAGCGTACAGAATGTTGGACAACTGGGAAACTGCCAAAGCGAAATTCGTGAAGGTGATTCCGACAGAGTACAAAGCCGTACTTGAAAAACAAAAATTAGCTAAAAAAGAAATTGCATAA